Proteins encoded by one window of Hylaeus volcanicus isolate JK05 chromosome 7, UHH_iyHylVolc1.0_haploid, whole genome shotgun sequence:
- the LOC128879889 gene encoding uncharacterized protein LOC128879889, translating into MSDYLRSALGYLNGATNTNEYVGQILEINNVKLRVTRLLAEGGWALVFLVEDVNTGKEYALKRLIAVDEDANKSIIQEIETLKRLSGHPNIIQYLYAQRLEREDRNGYEYLLVTEYCSGGTVADILRNLSSNSLSLAQICKIAYQATKAVHHMHSQQPEPLIHRDIKLENFLIGNDGLIKLCDFGSVTVQQILPNQSWNAQKRATLEDQMAKYTTPMYRAPEMMDTWNNEPIGPPVDCWALGCILYSLITLRHPFPEGNKLAIVNGKYPAIPANPRLACVHEIVKGCLEVSPVRRLATSMILERLAAIAESNNFDPREPPKVEIVVKTPPPPRPAPPPATPTPPPRPSPPVNMPPPRPAPAQTAVAKIPVAQPTGLFSSLKGGAGSILRNLKDTSSKVMHSVQQSMARTELDASYLTSRILIMPYPADGIESAYRANHVEDVRAFLQARHPVPARIQLYNLSRGRPNVSRLPGRHIDCSFAYASSDSNAPLLSALYQICQDIYRYLNADFNHVVVLYCTDGYRASATIACTLLIYAKALRTPEEAIALFTTRRCQPPQLQPSEFRCIHYMSLLSSGVLPHTKPLTLRTLIIQPVPLFTRAKDGCRPYIDVYSNGALVYSTKRPEYEEMRLFGMMEGKVPLALANATVRGDVTIVIFHARQQLGRVIGIKIASFHFHTGYIPLTETALTFERKDLDDAPEVGGKFRVILNISVAEENPKLARVPAPWEAELSSAKPEPDALFGSTLEMEETLENFRTARSEEVQKEIPTAPVAEAPSNVNVQQEVPQEVENVEEETNEEIKFQEADLLNLGMPDTSTLNTPRSANAGLDIFSNSSQNESDLLGGFGVFTQQEAKNTVPTISDPVQNDLLFEHGQSTKNDNANNNLNVNDLLFDQSQSTVKPEVNDLLFDPLVGNSAKNLLGNMQNATPNPAKSPNIEENFPRNSSVPNFAAQNKDPFANLASSLGSGLTSSWNGTPRNSNTPQSASPAPASTPIHSSPNTHKSNVTNETNTPESGTSGNKSTKSSGDAFEDLLGSQGYNFFSSRKTEKDSPKTINQMRKVEAAKTMDPDRLKIAEWTEGKKGNLRALLCSMHTVLWPEADRWQRCEMHQLVTAADVKKAYRKACLAVHPDKQAGTANENIAKLIFMELNNAWSAFENDASQQNLFTIMWWLRSNLRALLHPPPDLRHMIHFGKRKTTLQPFTMNLAWITQTKNAKQTKKRRSTKNLKMFGFSWKVVFLFLLGVTLCSVASCTANTTKSARALKGRPRTSYAPWRIVLGLTQSQSSFKTDIQKAWEKARLESSHADMNVSYIEAPPKTDSMSYPLSLLNKFCNEIKGGKTVLSLIIGGGSAARFLVTAAAALNLPALWLPFTHEDFLRQGNLGQFESRIGSSTKEVGAAAAALMHRANWHAFTLLIDTTLLPVTHLLQSNQPTLIPRTIIYLPTNDKTLRMRIRRVAEEGGSGGVIVMACDLNNARRILAAAGKFEMLAGRFLWLWLDLKAELRPNEPNIISSHIIHNSRASVATNENPVPIETIKQSANLVPESQLTLHALPSLANDIHRLQEYRWQNEKIISKQEEKGFNFDDDDEVGVTDKELNSKDFMPIGMLALRPSGIKLMGSDTILSRMIRETSQALDETFLEVKSRLDRLRELQLEENFVPECFPERRTKFLMSEIRSNVSKTLTQKLRNSVSQISKDKAKFQLLNLQATKFPGNKTQLRWTKVGTVKGGKEVHLDTIIWPGGGIVPAYLEQGGEKIGMPMYRVVTALASPFTTVTNLQEGLCLRGIFCRQGNTVMCCYGLSMDLMSLVSRELGFRYDLYLVKDGLFGKRNGRTGPWNGIMGELVSGRAQLAFAPLSVSAHRAAVVDFTTPYFFSGVSFLTAPKLKSEISLFAFLFPFSTELWIAVFTFLNFTAIAVALYEWFSPFGLNPWGRQRSKNFSIASALWVMWGLLCGHLVAFKAPKSWPNKFLINIWGGFSVIFVASYTANIAALIAGLFFHSAVSNYDDKSLLLQKVGAPRASAADYYVQKASPQLWSHMARYSLANVAEGVERLRNGSLDILIADTPILDYYRAIDDGCRLQKIGDTINEDMYAVALTKGHPLKESISKVIANYTSTGLLDILQEKWYGGLPCIRGREDMDTGLQHEQGGQPRPLGVASVAGVFCLLGMGVVLGTIILAGEHLFYKYTLPRLRHRPEDSIWRSRNVMFFSQKLYRFINCVELVSPHHAARELVHTVRQGQIASLFQKSVKRKEHEQRQRRRSKAQFFEMIQEIRRVQQEEKIETVAEEQEKVSTFKSDEKTVKGRERSRSKSPLMPRSPKRSEKSRSSTNLSGSRLGLSPINLETPMKPREFTLSSTNLRARSPLETVGRRLSHGDGGSPPPRLGSHFGGSATLRPLAPTRSDSTGTGTPAIKCAGETSGGGVPTPRYSRSPAKRGQSFPVFATLRPPHSSNYQMSKSPLLSPNNELTSAIGRKLSREWGSGTVDISRSSEAVAVGVGVGVGVGVGGDSTCTLNQEMTLSLERPSHEKIKDDALPIKKPIRRARSHENRDNGKLMADLPSPRFTAQPVVGGRSVSERTKKQLESELKAILSARAHHRDLHPP; encoded by the exons CATGGAATGCTCAAAAACGTGCTACTTTAGAAGATCAAATGGCAAAATATACAACACCTATGTATCGTGCACCTGAAATGATGGATACATGGAATAACGAGCCTATCGGTCCACCGGTTGATTGTTGGGCACTGGGTTGTATCTTATATTCCCTAATAACGCTAAGGCATCCATTTCCCGAAG GTAATAAACTTGCAATCGTTAATGGCAAGTATCCAGCAATTCCTGCCAATCCTCGTTTAGCCTGTGTCCACGAAATAGTAAAGGGATGTTTAGAAGTGTCTCCTGTTCGAAGACTTGCAACATCGATGATTCTGGAACGTCTTGCAGCGATAGCTGAATCTAATAACTTTGATCCCAGAGAACCCCCGAAAGTAGAAATCGTAGTTAAAACCCCGCCACCTCCTAGACCCGCCCCACCACCTGCTACACCTACTCCACCACCGCGACCCTCTCCTCCGGTAAATATGCCACCTCCGAGACCTGCACCAGCTCAAACGGCTGTGGCAAAAATTCCTGTAGCTCAACCGACAGGCCTATTTAGTTCATTAAAGGGTGGTGCTGGTAGCATTCTACGTAACTTAAAGGATACCTCAAGTAAAGTGATGCACTCTGTGCAACAAAGCATGGCTAGAACTGAATTAGACGCAAGTTACTTAACGTCTCGTATACTAATAATGCCCTATCCAGCGGATGGAATAGAGTCCGCCTATCGAGCCAATCACGTGGAGGATGTTAGAGCGTTTCTTCAAGCACGGCATCCAGTTCCTGCTCGCATTCAATTATACAACTTGTCACGTGGACGACCCAACGTATCTAGACTTCCCGGTAGACATATAGATTGTTCATTCGCCTATGCTTCGTCGGACTCGAATGCTCCTTTACTCTCTGCATTATATCAAATTTGTCAAGATATCTATCGATATTTGAACGCCGACTTCAATCACGTTGTAGTGTTATATTGTACT GACGGATATCGTGCAAGCGCTACAATTGCGTGTACATTACTTATTTATGCTAAAGCATTAAGAACCCCCGAAGAAGCGATAGCGTTATTCACAACAAGACGTTGTCAGCCGCCTCAATTACAACCTTCAGAATTTCGCTGTATTCATTACATGAGTTTATTGAGTAGCGGTGTCCTTCCCCATACGAAACCGTTGACTCTTCGAACTTTAATTATACAACCGGTACCGTTGTTCACAAGAGCAAAGGACGGTTGTCGACCGTACATTGATGTCTATAGTAACGGTGCGTTAGTTTACTCTACTAAGCGACCAGAGTACGAGGAGATGAGATTATTCGGTATGATGGAGGGAAAAGTTCCTTTAGCATTGGCTAACGCAACGGTTCGCGGAGACGTTACAATCGTGATATTTCATGCTCGGCAACAACTTGGCCGCGTGATCGGAATTAAGATCgcatcgtttcattttcatacggGCTACATACCTCTGACTGAAACTGCTTTAACGTTCGAGAGAAAAGATTTAGACGATGCACCTGAAGTTGGCGGCAAGTTCCgcgtcattttaaatattagtgTAGCCGAAGAGAATCCAAAATTAGCTAGAGTTCCGGCGCCATGGGAAGCAGAATTATCCTCGGCAAAACCAGAACCCGATGCGTTATTTGGATCAACTTTAGAAATGGAGGAGACATTAGAAAACTTTAGAACCGCTCGATCGGAAGAG GTTCAGAAAGAAATACCCACTGCACCCGTAGCCGAAGCACCAAGCAACGTTAACGTACAACAAGAAGTACCTCAGGAAGTAGAGAACgtagaagaagaaacaaacgaggaaattaaattccaagAAGCCGATCTATTGAACCTAGGGATGCCAGACACCAGTACCTTAAATACTCCACGTTCAGCGAATGCAGGAttagatattttttctaaCTCTAGTCAAAATGAAAGTGATCTCTTAGGAGGTTTTGGTGTTTTTACTCAGCAAGAAGCGAAAAACACGGTACCCACGATTAGCGATCCTGTTCAGAATGATTTACTATTCGAGCATGGTCAGTCTACTAAAAACGATAATGCTAACAATAATCTAAACGTGAACGATTTACTCTTCGATCAAAGTCAATCTACCGTTAAACCTGAAGTTAACGATTTGTTGTTCGATCCATTGGTTGGAAATTCTGCGAAGAATCTTTTGGGAAATATGCAAAATGCTACACCTAATCCTGCAAAGTCTCCGAATATCGAGGAAAACTTTCCACGGAATTCGAGCGTTCCAAACTTTGCAGCACAAAACAAAGATCCATTCGCGAATCTTGCCAGTTCCCTAGGCTCTGGTCTGACGTCGAGTTGGAACGGTACACCGAGAAATTCAAATACTCCACAGTCTGCTAGTCCTGCGCCGGCTAGTACACCGATTCATTCGAGTCCTAATACGCACAAATCCAATGTAACTAACGAGACCAATACCCCAGAGAGCGGTACATCTGGCAATAAATCGACTAAATCAAGTGGAGATGCCTTTGAAGATTTACTCGGGAGTCAaggatataatttttttagttcgaGAAAAACAGAGAAGGATAGTCCAAAGACAATAAATCAAATGCGGAAAGTAGAAGCTGCCAAAACCATGGATCCGGATCGACTAAAAATAGCTGAATGGACGGAAGGTAAAAAGGGGAATTTACGCGCTCTTCTCTGCTCGATGCATACTGTTTTATGGCCAGAAGCTGACAGGTGGCAACGTTGCGAGATGCATCAATTAGTTACAGCTGCGGATGTTAAGAAAGCGTATAGGAAAGCTTGCTTGGCTGTGCATCCAGACAAG CAAGCAGGAACAGCTAACGAAAATATAGCGAAACTGATTTTTATGGAACTGAATAATGCTTGGAGCGCGTTCGAAAATGATGCAtcgcaacaaaatttattta CTATTATGTGGTGGCTAAGAAGCAATCTTCGGGCTCTTCTTCATCCACCCCCGGATCTACGACATATGATTCACTTCGGTAAAAG GAAGACCACTCTGCAACCTTTCACAATG AACCTTGCATGGATAACACAAACGAAGAATGCTAAGCAAACAAAGAAGAGGAGAAGTACAAAAAACTTGAAGATGTTTGGCTTCTCTTGGAAAGttgtatttctgtttttaCTGGGAGTTACGTTATGCTCGGTAGCTTCTTGTACTGCAAATACTACCAAGTCTGCGAGGGCTCTCAAAGGACGACCTCGAACATCTTATGCTCCATGGCGTATCGTGCTAGGTTTGACTCAATCGCAAAGCTCGTTCAAGACAGATATTCAAAAAGCATGGGAGAAAGCAAGGCTGGAGTCGTCTCATGCAGACATGAACGTATCCTACATAGAGGCTCCACCAAAGACGGATTCAATGTCGTATCCTCTATCGTTGCTGAACAAATTCTGTAACGAAATTAAAGGTGGAAAAACAGTGTTGAGCCTCATTATCGGGGGAGGATCGGCAGCCAGATTTCTTGTGACAGCTGCAGCTGCTTTAAATCTTCCAGCGTTATGGTTACCATTCACACACGAAGATTTTCTTCGACAG GGAAACCTTGGACAATTTGAAAGTCGTATAGGCTCGAGTACAAAAGAAGTGGGAGCAGCTGCAGCTGCTTTAATGCATAGAGCAAACTGGCATGCATTTACTCTTCTCATCGATACCACTTTACTTCCAGTCACTCATCTTTTACAATCTAATCAGCCAACCTTAATACCCAGAACGATTATATACCTTCCAACAAATGACAAGACCTTAAGAATGAGAATCAGACGAGTAGCAGAAGAAGGAGGAAGCGGAGGAGTCATAGTAATGGCTTGCGACTTAAACAATGCACGAAGGATACTTGCAGCTGCCGGTAAATTTGAAATGCTCGCTGGAAGATTTTTATGGCTCTGGCTAGACCTCAAGGCAGAATTAAGACCTAACGAACCAAATATAATCAGTTCGCATATTATACACAACTCGAGAGCATCGGTTGCAACAAATGAAAATCCTGTACCAATAGAAACCATAAAGCAAAGCGCAAACCTTGTACCCGAAAGCCAATTAACGTTACATGCTTTACCAAGTTTAGCTAATGATATACATCGATTGCAAGAATACAGATGGCAGAACGAAAAAATCATAAgtaaacaagaagaaaaaggttTTAATTTTGACGACGACGATGAGGTCGGAGTAACAgacaaagaattaaattcaaaagatTTTATGCCAATCGGTATGCTTGCATTAAGACCTTCTGGCATAAAATTAATGGGTAGCGATACGATACTATCCAGAATGATAAGAGAAACTTCTCAGGCTTTggacgaaacatttttagaagTAAAATCCAGGTTGGATCGGTTAAGAGAATTACAACTCGAAGAGAACTTTGTACCAGAATGTTTTCCAGAAAGAAGaaccaaatttttaatgaGCGAAATAAGGAGTAACGTTTCTAAGACCTTGACACAGAAATTGAGAAATTCTGTAAGTCAAATTTCCAAGGACAAAgctaaatttcaattattgaaCTTGCAAGCGACAAAGTTCCCTGGAAATAAGACTCAATTGAG ATGGACCAAAGTAGGCACTGTTAAAGGTGGGAAGGAAGTTCACCTGGATACCATCATTTGGCCAGGAGGTGGAATTGTACCCGCATATCTAGAACAGGGTGGTGAAAAGATTGGCATGCCCATGTACCGTGTCGTGACTGCGCTTGCATCACCGTTCACTACGGTAACGAACTTACAAGAGGGTCTTTGTCTCAGAGGGATATTTTGTCGTCAAGGGAATACCGTGATGTGTTGTTACGGTCTAAGTATGGACTTGATGTCCTTGGTATCCCGCGAATTAGGATTTCGTTACGACTTATACCTGGTGAAGGACGGTTTGTTCGGCAAGAGAAATGGTAGAACTGGTCCATGGAATGGCATTATGGGAGAATTGGTTTCCGGTCGAGCGCAACTTGCGTTTGCACCTCTGAGCGTGTCCGCCCATAGAGCCGCTGTAGTAGACTTTACGACACCTTACTTCTTCAGCGGAGTAAGCTTTCTCACGGCGCCAAAGCTGAAATCCGAGATATCACTGTTTGCGTTTCTCTTTCCATTCAGTACGGAACTGTGGATCGCCGTTTTCACATTCCTAAACTTTACTGCCATAGCAGTGGCTTTGTACGAATGGTTCAGCCCCTTTGGTCTGAATCCTTGGGGCAGACAACGAAGCAAGAACTTTTCAATTGCCTCTGCTTTGTGGGTAATGTGGGGTCTTCTATGCGGGCATCTGGTTGCCTTCAAAGCCCCTAAATCCTGGCCTAACAAGTTTTTAATCAACATTTGGGGAGGTTTCTCTGTTATTTTCGTGGCTTCTTACACAGCCAATATAGCTGCCCTGATCGCGGGccttttctttcattcggCAGTAAGCAATTATGACGATAAAAGT TTACTGTTGCAAAAAGTCGGAGCGCCGAGAGCATCAGCAGCCGACTACTACGTACAAAAGGCAAGCCCACAACTCTGGTCACATATGGCTCGATATTCGTTGGCGAATGTCGCCGAAGGCGTAGAAAGGCTAAGAAATGGTAGTTTAGATATTCTTATAGCAGACACTCCTATTTTGGACTACTATCGAGCGATTGACGATGGCTGCCGTTTACAAAAGATTGGAGATACTATAAATGAAGACATGTACGCTGTTGCGCTTACAAAAGGTCATCCCTTGAAAGAAAGTATATCCAAAGTAATTGCTAATTACACGAGTACCGGGTTACTCGACATCTTACAAGAGAAATG GTACGGTGGTTTACCATGTATTCGAGGAAGAGAGGATATGGACACGGGTCTCCAACACGAGCAAGGAGGACAACCCAGACCTTTAGGCGTGGCATCTGTAGCTGGTGTATTTTGTTTACTTGGCATGGGTGTTGTGCTTGGCACTATTATACTAGCAGGCGAACACTTGTTTTACAAATACACCTTGCCCAGATTGAGACACAGGCCGGAAGACTCTATATGGCGTAGTCGGAACGTTATGTTCTTCTCCCAAAAGCTGTACAGATTCATCAATTGCGTGGAACTGGTGTCACCGCATCACGCTGCGAGGGAATTAGTTCACACGGTACGACAAGGCCAAATTGCTTCTCTGTTCCAAAAAAGCGTGAAACGA AAGGAACACGAACAGCGTCAAAGACGCAGAAGTAAAGCTCAATTCTTCGAGATGATTCAAGAAATTCGAAG AGTTCAGCAAGAGGAAAAAATCGAGACAGTGGCAGAGGAGCAAGAAAAAGTATCGACGTTTAAGTCAGACGAGAAGACGGTGAAAGGACGAGAAAGAAGTAGAAGTAAAAGCCCCCTGATGCCTCGAAGCCCGAAGAGGTCCGAGAAAAGCAGAAGCTCGACCAATTTGTCAGGCTCCAGGCTCGGATTATCTCCCATCAATTTAGAAACCCCTATGAAACCAAGAGAATTCACTCTGAGTAGTACGAATCTCAGGGCAAGAAGTCCATTGGAAACCGTTGGACGACGACTGAGTCACGGTGACGGTGGCTCACCACCTCCGCGTCTTGGTTCACACTTTGGCGGTAGCGCGACGTTGCGACCTTTAGCCCCGACCAGGAGCGACTCAACCGGAACTGGCACGCCTGCGATAAAGTGCGCTGGTGAGACCAGCGGAGGTGGTGTGCCAACACCGAGATACTCTCGGAGTCCAGCGAAACGAGGACAATCTTTCCCAGTATTCGCCACTTTAAGACCACCGCATTCGTCTAACTATCAAATGTCCAAGAGTCCCTTACTCTCGCCTAATAACGAGCTAACGTCGGCTATTGGACGAAAGTTATCTCGCGAGTGGGGCTCCGGGACCGTCGACATCAGCAGATCCTCCGAAGCCGTTGCCGTTGGCGTTGGCGTTGGCGTTGGCGTTGGCGTTGGCGGTGATTCCACATGCACTTTGAACCAAGAAATGACCTTGTCCCTGGAGCGACCATCGcacgagaaaataaaagacgACGCGCTGCCGATAAAGAAGCCTATACGACGCGCGAGAAGTCACGAAAACAGAGACAATGGTAAACTGATGGCCGATTTACCATCGCCGAGATTCACCGCCCAACCGGTGGTGGGGGGCCGATCGGTaagcgaacgaacgaaaaaacAATTAGAATCTGAATTGAAAGCTATTTTAAGTGCCAGGGCCCATCATCGCGACCTGCATCCCCCTTGA